The Thermomicrobiales bacterium genome includes a region encoding these proteins:
- the recJ gene encoding single-stranded-DNA-specific exonuclease RecJ: MQADTDTCNDNPRQHGSNALWIEPTRHSSLELLVDDPLISAILRARGLTTAADAERFLNPLRGSLADPALLPDAERAVSRMRDAIQRGERILVYGDYDVDGLTSTAMLVRVLCRLGATPSTMIPHRLRDGYGLTMPMAEKIVDQQPNLVICVDCGSSSPDELQMLLDNGIDAIVADHHHYSGALPESVAFVSPQRPDNAYPFRDLAAVGVTYMLVRLLLGDDDAEMYLPYVALGSVADVVELRGENRVLVAKGISKMRRWQLPGLRAMCASAGLDQSRLSTWHIGFVIGPRINAAGRVADPDIALDLLLADDATTATPLALQLNDLNEHRRAETTRVLEEAEGQLREIGWQPDFPAIVVAGDGWSNGIVGLVASRLVDRFYRPAIVLEHRDGVVRGSARSVPGVDIVQAISASSDILDRFGGHEAAAGLSMQAEMFDAFVHELNASVLDLCGGRLPQRTIAIDAEADPSDLDLGTVDALEQLEPFGQGNPEPHLLIRGLSHRYAKTSRDGRHLLLQVGAEGRRGHRAVLFGAGHRLPELLRLTHIDIVTRLQRDTWDGRTSLKLYLVDFRPSTVLNSTHNLDTPPL, translated from the coding sequence ATGCAAGCTGACACCGACACCTGCAATGACAACCCACGCCAACACGGCTCGAATGCTCTCTGGATAGAGCCAACCCGACATTCCAGCCTTGAGCTTCTCGTCGATGATCCGCTGATCTCAGCGATCCTCCGCGCTCGCGGACTCACCACCGCAGCCGACGCAGAGCGCTTCCTGAATCCGCTGCGGGGATCGCTGGCCGACCCGGCGCTGTTGCCGGACGCGGAGCGCGCAGTGAGCCGGATGCGGGACGCCATCCAGCGCGGTGAGCGCATCCTCGTGTATGGCGATTACGATGTTGACGGGCTGACCTCGACGGCCATGCTTGTTCGGGTTCTGTGCCGTCTCGGCGCAACGCCGTCGACGATGATCCCGCATCGCCTGCGCGATGGCTACGGCTTGACGATGCCGATGGCTGAGAAGATCGTTGATCAGCAGCCGAATCTCGTCATCTGCGTCGATTGCGGCAGCAGCAGCCCGGACGAGCTGCAGATGCTGCTCGACAACGGAATCGACGCGATCGTCGCCGACCACCACCACTACAGTGGCGCACTGCCGGAAAGCGTCGCGTTCGTCAGCCCGCAGCGTCCGGACAACGCCTATCCGTTCCGCGACCTCGCCGCTGTTGGCGTCACCTACATGCTCGTGCGCTTGCTGCTGGGCGACGACGATGCCGAGATGTACCTGCCGTATGTCGCCCTTGGCAGCGTCGCCGATGTCGTCGAGCTGCGCGGCGAAAACCGGGTGCTGGTCGCGAAGGGCATCTCGAAAATGCGGCGTTGGCAGCTGCCGGGCTTGCGAGCGATGTGCGCGAGCGCCGGGCTGGATCAATCGCGCCTGTCGACCTGGCACATCGGATTCGTTATCGGCCCACGCATCAACGCTGCCGGGCGCGTCGCCGACCCCGATATAGCACTGGATCTGCTGCTGGCGGACGATGCCACGACCGCCACACCATTGGCTCTCCAGCTCAACGACCTCAATGAGCATCGGCGCGCCGAAACAACCCGCGTGCTGGAAGAAGCCGAAGGGCAATTGCGCGAAATCGGTTGGCAACCTGACTTCCCAGCCATCGTCGTTGCCGGTGACGGCTGGAGCAACGGCATCGTCGGTCTGGTTGCGAGCCGCCTTGTCGACCGCTTTTATCGCCCGGCAATCGTGCTGGAACATCGGGACGGCGTCGTGCGCGGTTCGGCGCGGTCAGTGCCCGGCGTCGATATCGTGCAGGCGATCTCAGCCAGCAGCGATATTCTCGATCGCTTCGGCGGTCACGAGGCTGCGGCCGGGCTGTCGATGCAGGCAGAGATGTTCGACGCCTTTGTCCACGAGCTGAACGCATCGGTCCTCGACCTGTGCGGCGGGCGCTTGCCGCAACGGACGATCGCAATCGACGCCGAAGCCGACCCGTCCGATCTTGACCTTGGCACCGTTGACGCCCTCGAACAGCTGGAGCCGTTCGGGCAGGGCAACCCTGAGCCGCACCTGCTGATACGCGGGCTTTCACACCGCTACGCGAAGACGTCTCGCGACGGTCGCCATCTGCTGCTACAGGTCGGTGCTGAAGGTCGCCGCGGCCATCGCGCCGTCCTCTTTGGTGCTGGCCATCGGCTTCCGGAGCTGCTCCGGCTCACGCACATTGATATCGTCACACGCCTGCAACGTGACACCTGGGACGGGCGAACAAGCCTGAAGCTCTATCTGGTCGATTTCCGTCCATCGACTGTGCTGAATTCCACTCACAATCTGGATACGCCACCGCTATAA
- a CDS encoding uroporphyrinogen-III synthase — translation MSDAAAVLPLSGLRIVVTRATGQAADLSERLEALGAVVGELPAIEIVPLPPSELDARLSQIDTYDWIVLTSTNGVEMFAGRLRDANALVAAVRRWRIAAIGQATAKRLRQHGLPVDLIPDRAVAESLLEALLATGVEGRRLLLPVAEGARAVLPDGLRAAGATVDVVATYRTIRPQDYESDALQIVRSGAVDVLTFASPSAVRNTIDLVGGPIPAAVAIACIGPVTARAASDVGLTVDIEAQDHSIAGLIDAISSWAAQRAPQKEQSNVC, via the coding sequence ATGAGCGACGCCGCTGCTGTCCTGCCGCTCTCCGGTTTGCGGATCGTCGTGACCCGCGCGACCGGGCAGGCAGCGGACCTCTCCGAGCGACTGGAAGCGCTCGGAGCAGTCGTCGGTGAGTTGCCGGCAATCGAGATTGTTCCGCTGCCGCCGAGCGAGCTCGATGCGCGGCTGAGTCAGATCGACACCTACGACTGGATCGTGCTTACCAGCACGAACGGCGTCGAGATGTTTGCAGGGCGCCTGCGCGACGCAAATGCACTCGTCGCGGCAGTTCGTCGCTGGCGCATTGCAGCGATCGGGCAGGCGACTGCAAAGCGGTTGCGGCAGCATGGTCTGCCGGTCGATCTGATCCCTGACCGCGCCGTTGCGGAGAGCCTGCTCGAAGCGCTGTTGGCAACGGGAGTAGAGGGGCGTCGCCTGCTGTTGCCGGTCGCCGAAGGTGCCCGCGCCGTTCTGCCGGACGGCCTGCGGGCAGCTGGTGCGACGGTCGATGTGGTGGCGACCTATCGAACCATCCGGCCGCAGGACTACGAATCCGATGCCCTGCAGATCGTTCGGAGCGGGGCCGTCGATGTGCTGACGTTTGCTTCGCCCTCCGCCGTCCGCAACACCATTGATCTGGTTGGTGGACCGATACCCGCAGCTGTGGCGATTGCCTGCATCGGCCCGGTCACGGCGCGAGCGGCGAGTGACGTCGGGCTAACCGTCGATATTGAAGCGCAGGATCATTCCATTGCCGGGCTGATTGACGCGATAAGCAGCTGGGCCGCGCAACGAGCGCCGCAGAAGGAGCAATCCAATGTCTGTTGA
- the hemC gene encoding hydroxymethylbilane synthase, whose amino-acid sequence MSGVDAAAPPRRLRIATRGSALAKVQTARVAAILESSHPNLTCEIVVVSTHGDRDKETPLAVLGGEGVFAKELQLAVLRGEADCAVHSAKDLTSIMPDGLTLAAILDRSDPRDVLISRHPGGLDGLPAGARVGTSSRRRIAELRLARPDVEAIELRGNIDTRIARVLDDADSPFDAAILAAAGVARMDRSDIVSEYLDIDQFIPAPGQGALGVDCRSDDRATRTLLQAVTDPTTTIEVEAERAYLRTCGGGCRSPLAAHAQVDGDIVRMWAMYADETLDRIATAEDEDDIEDANALASRLATMLQERVQA is encoded by the coding sequence GTGAGTGGAGTAGACGCAGCAGCACCCCCCAGGAGGCTCCGAATTGCTACACGCGGCAGCGCGCTCGCCAAAGTCCAGACCGCCCGCGTTGCTGCGATCCTCGAATCTTCGCATCCCAATCTGACCTGTGAGATCGTCGTCGTGTCGACCCACGGTGATCGCGACAAGGAAACGCCGCTCGCTGTGCTGGGCGGGGAGGGCGTCTTTGCCAAGGAACTGCAGCTAGCAGTCCTGCGCGGCGAAGCCGATTGCGCAGTCCACAGCGCCAAGGATCTCACCTCGATCATGCCGGACGGTTTGACGCTGGCGGCGATCCTGGATCGCTCCGATCCTCGTGACGTACTTATCTCGCGGCATCCCGGCGGGCTCGATGGTCTGCCAGCCGGCGCACGGGTCGGAACGAGCAGCCGCCGCCGCATCGCTGAGTTGCGCCTGGCGCGGCCCGATGTAGAGGCGATTGAGCTGCGTGGGAACATCGATACGCGGATTGCGCGCGTGCTCGATGACGCAGATTCACCGTTCGATGCAGCCATCCTCGCCGCAGCCGGCGTCGCACGAATGGATCGCTCCGACATCGTCAGCGAGTACCTCGACATCGATCAGTTCATCCCGGCTCCAGGGCAGGGTGCGCTAGGTGTCGATTGCCGCAGCGACGATCGCGCGACCCGCACATTGCTGCAGGCGGTAACCGATCCGACGACAACGATTGAGGTTGAGGCGGAGCGGGCCTATTTGCGAACGTGCGGTGGCGGCTGCCGCTCGCCGCTTGCTGCGCATGCGCAGGTAGATGGTGACATCGTCAGGATGTGGGCGATGTACGCCGATGAGACGCTGGATCGCATCGCGACCGCCGAGGACGAGGACGACATCGAGGACGCGAACGCACTGGCGTCACGCCTGGCGACGATGCTGCAGGAACGCGTGCAGGCATGA
- a CDS encoding DsbA family protein, protein MSSNTPKRRSSKGKSRPQTTEGTDATSRAQSRRAQRVIQAEKDRKRRRMMILGGGALVAVLVILGLVLVNTLRDNGIDDPIVIPTGIDDVFTPGPEQGAIASPEAGADGTPVSSQHDGSQILAIGDPNAPVTIQEWADYQCPICAQWSMNEEAKLVEQYVNTGQVYVEFRNFPFIDRFFASGAGRESVRAAEAVACSMDQGAGYRMHKTIFANHNGENEGAFTQSRLEEMANQLGLDTTAFVSCLEDDTYLDVVRASYDEAINLGVNSTPTFFINGEQVTGYQTFEQLQQRIDAELSK, encoded by the coding sequence GTGTCGTCAAACACACCAAAACGCAGAAGCAGCAAGGGCAAGAGCCGCCCGCAGACAACCGAGGGAACAGACGCCACATCGCGCGCGCAATCACGCCGTGCGCAGCGCGTCATCCAGGCCGAAAAGGATCGCAAGCGCCGTCGAATGATGATTCTCGGTGGTGGCGCGCTCGTTGCAGTTCTGGTCATTCTCGGGTTGGTCCTCGTCAACACACTGCGGGATAACGGGATTGATGATCCGATCGTCATCCCAACCGGCATTGATGATGTCTTCACGCCGGGACCAGAACAGGGCGCGATCGCCTCGCCTGAGGCAGGTGCCGACGGAACGCCGGTGAGCAGTCAGCATGATGGCAGCCAGATTCTGGCAATCGGTGATCCGAACGCGCCGGTCACCATTCAGGAGTGGGCCGACTACCAGTGCCCGATTTGCGCACAGTGGTCGATGAACGAAGAGGCCAAGCTGGTCGAGCAGTATGTCAATACCGGCCAGGTCTATGTCGAGTTCCGCAACTTCCCGTTCATTGACCGGTTCTTCGCCAGCGGTGCCGGTCGCGAATCGGTTCGTGCCGCCGAGGCTGTCGCCTGCTCGATGGATCAGGGTGCCGGCTATCGGATGCACAAGACCATCTTCGCCAACCATAATGGCGAGAACGAGGGCGCATTCACCCAGAGCCGTCTCGAAGAGATGGCGAATCAGCTCGGGTTGGATACAACTGCATTCGTCAGCTGCCTTGAGGACGACACCTATCTCGATGTCGTTCGAGCCAGCTACGATGAGGCGATCAACCTCGGAGTCAACTCGACCCCAACCTTCTTCATCAACGGCGAACAAGTGACTGGGTATCAGACCTTTGAGCAACTACAGCAGCGCATTGACGCGGAGCTCAGCAAGTAG
- the hemB gene encoding porphobilinogen synthase has product MSVDRDGHPPFRRYRRLRQSAGLRRFARETLLHPGDFIYPLFVTFGTGVRREVPSMPDVYQISVDQLEREANELLSLGVGSVILFGIPEVKDDEASDAYDPEGVVQRAIRELKRATPELMVMGDVCCCEYTTHGHCGILDGEIVDNDRTLTLLARTAVAQAQAGVDIVAPSDMMDGRVKVMREALDAAGYASLPILSYAAKYASGFYGPFRDAAESTPEFGDRRSHQMDPANAREAYLEIAADIDEGADAIIIKPAMPYLDVIAGARQRFDVPIAAYNVSGEYSMVRAAGQAGWIDERRVTMELLTSIRRAGASQIITYHAKDAAKWLREEYGAASTAAELVGG; this is encoded by the coding sequence ATGTCTGTTGACCGTGATGGCCATCCACCTTTTCGTCGCTACCGTCGCCTGCGTCAGTCCGCAGGTCTGCGGCGATTTGCGCGTGAGACGTTGCTGCATCCGGGCGACTTCATCTACCCGCTGTTCGTCACCTTTGGGACCGGCGTCCGGCGCGAGGTACCGTCGATGCCCGACGTGTACCAGATTTCGGTCGATCAACTCGAGCGCGAGGCGAACGAGCTCCTGTCGCTCGGCGTCGGTAGCGTCATCCTGTTCGGTATTCCGGAGGTCAAGGATGACGAGGCGTCCGACGCCTACGATCCCGAAGGCGTGGTGCAACGCGCGATTCGTGAACTCAAGCGCGCGACGCCCGAACTGATGGTGATGGGTGATGTTTGCTGCTGCGAATACACCACACACGGTCACTGCGGAATCCTGGACGGTGAGATCGTCGACAACGATCGCACGCTGACATTGCTGGCTCGTACGGCTGTCGCTCAGGCGCAGGCCGGCGTGGACATCGTCGCGCCGTCCGACATGATGGACGGTCGGGTGAAGGTCATGCGCGAGGCTCTGGATGCGGCGGGGTATGCGTCGTTGCCGATCCTGTCGTACGCAGCCAAGTACGCGTCCGGGTTCTACGGTCCGTTCCGCGATGCCGCCGAATCAACACCGGAATTCGGCGACCGGCGTAGCCACCAGATGGATCCGGCCAACGCCCGCGAAGCCTATCTGGAGATTGCAGCCGACATTGATGAAGGTGCTGATGCGATCATCATCAAGCCCGCGATGCCGTACCTGGATGTCATCGCCGGGGCGCGTCAACGGTTCGACGTCCCGATCGCTGCCTACAACGTCAGCGGCGAGTATTCGATGGTCCGGGCGGCCGGTCAGGCGGGCTGGATCGACGAGCGCCGGGTGACGATGGAGCTCCTGACGTCGATCCGTCGGGCAGGTGCCAGCCAGATCATCACCTATCACGCGAAAGACGCTGCGAAGTGGTTGCGTGAAGAATATGGCGCTGCCTCGACAGCCGCCGAACTGGTGGGCGGCTAG
- a CDS encoding vitamin K epoxide reductase family protein — protein sequence MTRSSASSDSTGNWPRALGAIVGLSILGIIVAAYLTYTHFNESALVCAVGDCGTVQKSKYATIGPVPIALLGLGMYVALAVSALGRMRGKLPVSFEVATMASWGIALAGFAYAAYLTYLEIWVIKAICQWCVASAIITTVILAIESVLLWRVLGAEE from the coding sequence TTGACGCGGAGCTCAGCAAGTAGCGATTCGACCGGCAATTGGCCCCGAGCACTCGGGGCCATCGTCGGCCTGAGTATTCTCGGCATCATCGTTGCCGCGTATCTGACCTACACGCACTTCAACGAGAGCGCGCTTGTGTGCGCGGTCGGCGATTGCGGTACGGTGCAGAAGAGCAAGTACGCGACGATCGGGCCAGTTCCGATCGCGCTCCTGGGGCTCGGCATGTATGTCGCGCTGGCCGTCTCAGCGCTGGGCCGCATGCGAGGCAAGCTCCCGGTGTCGTTCGAAGTCGCGACGATGGCATCATGGGGCATCGCCCTGGCCGGATTCGCGTATGCTGCCTATCTCACGTATCTGGAGATCTGGGTTATCAAGGCGATTTGCCAGTGGTGCGTGGCCTCGGCCATCATCACGACCGTGATCCTGGCGATCGAGTCGGTGCTCCTCTGGAGGGTTCTCGGCGCTGAAGAGTAG
- a CDS encoding MFS transporter — protein sequence MSSYIRGVLAHARDIKLYLLYSLISNVGIGVFTLLFNLYLVQLGHEEDYIGRWNSVNTLAMGVVALGMGVMINRSGVWRTVSIGLIVFVLTSLLACIVTDPLLLLVCAGLSGAGTAFLFVPTMPFIVDLTRSHERHHVAALAFSLNSLSITFGSLLGGWMPRSLSLFSGLQAQSAEAYRYTLILGIVIAGFAIIPLMMMSAERKQSIPQDENEVGSHAHPVVHNPRTVRRHMAIFIAVGGLMSIGAGALFPFYNVFLERQGASAGEIGLIFSAAGLMAAFVGLLSPLVAQRMGSLKAVVFVRLAPVPWYLMLMLTANLPIAIVAHMLRTTSINMAWPIDSTYISELLPARARAAVFSYRSASWNFGWSIASFIAGGLIVTHGYNVAFGTYSVTMTLAMILFYVYFSRANARARATAVAETPEAVPAVE from the coding sequence GTGAGCTCCTACATTCGCGGTGTCCTTGCGCATGCCCGCGATATCAAGCTGTACCTGCTCTACAGCCTGATCTCCAACGTTGGTATCGGCGTCTTCACGCTGCTGTTTAACCTCTATCTCGTTCAGCTGGGCCACGAAGAGGATTACATCGGGCGCTGGAATTCGGTCAACACGCTGGCGATGGGCGTCGTGGCGCTCGGCATGGGGGTGATGATCAATCGCAGCGGCGTCTGGCGCACCGTCTCGATCGGCCTGATCGTGTTCGTCTTGACCTCGTTGCTCGCCTGCATCGTCACCGACCCGCTCCTGCTGCTCGTGTGTGCCGGACTGAGCGGTGCCGGCACGGCCTTCCTGTTTGTACCGACCATGCCGTTCATCGTCGACCTCACCCGCAGCCACGAACGCCACCACGTCGCGGCGCTGGCGTTCTCGCTGAACTCATTGTCGATCACCTTCGGAAGCCTGCTGGGTGGCTGGATGCCGCGCTCGCTGAGCCTGTTCAGCGGCCTGCAAGCGCAAAGTGCCGAGGCCTACCGTTACACACTCATCCTCGGCATCGTCATCGCCGGGTTCGCAATCATCCCGCTGATGATGATGAGCGCGGAGCGCAAGCAATCGATCCCGCAGGACGAGAACGAAGTCGGCTCGCACGCGCATCCCGTGGTTCACAATCCGCGCACCGTGCGACGGCACATGGCAATTTTCATAGCCGTTGGTGGTCTGATGAGCATCGGTGCTGGTGCGCTGTTCCCGTTCTACAACGTGTTTCTGGAGCGGCAGGGAGCCAGTGCTGGCGAGATCGGGTTGATCTTCTCCGCGGCGGGACTCATGGCAGCGTTCGTTGGATTGCTCTCTCCACTCGTTGCCCAGCGGATGGGCTCGCTCAAAGCGGTCGTCTTCGTACGGCTCGCGCCAGTGCCGTGGTATTTGATGCTGATGCTGACTGCCAATCTCCCAATCGCAATCGTCGCTCACATGTTGCGAACGACGTCGATCAACATGGCGTGGCCGATCGACAGCACCTACATCTCCGAGCTCTTGCCGGCCAGAGCGCGCGCTGCCGTGTTCAGTTACCGATCGGCCTCGTGGAACTTCGGCTGGTCGATCGCCAGCTTCATCGCCGGTGGCCTCATCGTCACCCACGGATACAACGTCGCCTTCGGCACCTACAGTGTCACGATGACACTGGCAATGATTCTGTTTTACGTCTACTTCTCGCGCGCGAATGCACGCGCTCGCGCGACAGCGGTCGCCGAAACGCCCGAGGCAGTCCCGGCGGTTGAGTGA
- a CDS encoding carboxymuconolactone decarboxylase family protein, producing the protein MSHDEQTPTCRNRIEAFREQRQRHNERIFEIEHLGIKRFFRLDSAAYEEGALDSRTKELLGLVASAVLRCDDCVDYHLDQCIDIGLSDAELYDALNVALVVGGSIVIPHLRHAVESIDLIREGRNER; encoded by the coding sequence ATGAGTCACGACGAGCAGACGCCGACCTGCCGGAATCGTATCGAAGCGTTCCGAGAGCAACGGCAGCGCCACAACGAACGCATCTTCGAGATCGAGCACTTGGGCATCAAGCGCTTCTTCAGACTGGACAGCGCTGCTTACGAAGAGGGTGCGCTCGATTCGCGGACGAAGGAACTGCTGGGCCTCGTCGCGTCGGCTGTGCTGCGCTGCGATGACTGCGTGGACTACCACCTCGACCAGTGCATCGACATCGGGCTGAGTGATGCAGAGCTCTACGACGCCCTGAACGTGGCACTGGTCGTCGGCGGCAGCATCGTCATCCCGCACCTGCGCCACGCCGTCGAATCGATCGACCTCATTCGTGAAGGACGCAACGAGCGCTGA
- the rplU gene encoding 50S ribosomal protein L21 — protein MYAVIETGGKQYRVAAGDTITVERLSADAGSQVELDRVLMVSGDAGVTIGAPVVDGAAVVATVSEHFRGPKIRVFKFKPKKRYRRTQGHRQELTRLQINEIRTA, from the coding sequence GTGTACGCGGTCATTGAGACAGGCGGTAAGCAATACCGCGTCGCCGCCGGCGACACGATTACAGTCGAGCGGCTCAGCGCCGATGCCGGTTCACAGGTCGAGCTCGACCGTGTACTGATGGTATCGGGCGACGCTGGAGTTACCATCGGTGCGCCGGTTGTGGACGGAGCGGCTGTCGTCGCCACCGTCTCCGAGCACTTCCGCGGACCAAAGATCCGCGTGTTCAAGTTCAAGCCCAAGAAGCGCTATCGCCGCACACAGGGCCACCGCCAGGAACTGACGCGATTGCAGATCAACGAGATCC
- a CDS encoding metal-dependent transcriptional regulator produces MVTITPAMEDYLKTIYRLSEDGQRVTTQAIAERLEVAAPSVTGMIKRLADLHLVDHQRYRSVTLTSAGQKAALEVVRHHRLLELYLAEALGYSWDEVHEEAERLEHTISEEFEARIDAALGYPTIDPHGDPIPSMSGSVPQVSNDRLSSLNVGDSGTISRVTDDDPDKLRYLGSIGLYPEARIVLMERMPFGGPLRLNVNGEEHFLGAELADSIHILRDEPVNAS; encoded by the coding sequence GTGGTCACGATCACACCCGCGATGGAGGACTACCTCAAGACGATCTATCGTCTCTCTGAGGACGGCCAGCGCGTCACAACTCAAGCCATAGCCGAGCGCCTGGAAGTCGCGGCGCCGTCGGTGACCGGCATGATCAAGCGTCTGGCCGATCTGCACCTCGTCGATCACCAGCGCTATCGCTCCGTCACACTCACCTCCGCCGGGCAAAAGGCGGCGCTGGAGGTTGTGCGGCATCACCGCCTGCTGGAGCTGTATCTGGCGGAAGCGCTCGGCTATTCGTGGGACGAAGTGCACGAAGAAGCTGAGCGACTGGAGCACACGATCTCCGAGGAGTTCGAAGCCCGGATCGACGCCGCGCTCGGCTATCCGACAATCGATCCGCACGGCGACCCGATCCCGAGTATGAGTGGCTCTGTCCCGCAGGTTTCCAACGACCGCCTGTCATCGCTGAACGTCGGTGATTCCGGGACGATCAGTCGCGTCACTGACGACGACCCGGACAAATTGCGCTACCTCGGCTCCATCGGGCTGTATCCCGAAGCACGCATCGTGTTGATGGAACGCATGCCGTTCGGCGGACCGCTCCGCCTCAACGTCAATGGCGAAGAGCACTTCCTCGGCGCGGAGCTGGCAGATTCAATCCACATCCTGCGTGATGAGCCGGTGAATGCAAGCTGA
- a CDS encoding aldo/keto reductase: protein MEYRQLGRSGVMVSALGLGGNTFGRTCDVATTAAIVHRALDLGINHFDTADSYGGTRSEVYLGAALRGRRHDAIIATKTGYPVGSGPNSDGLSRRRIIASCEASLRRMGTDYVDVFYLHRPDPLTDIEESLEALDDLVRQGKVRYAACSNYTGWEIARLCERAAAHGWAVPILTQSRYSMLFRETAHEIAPAALAYDMGIVPYSPLAGGLLTGKYRSADNIEPGTRAWNNPNLQSLLADVMQVVSDLRAFAERHDRTIGDLAIAWLLNQPGVCSVITGVTSAEQVETNAHAVGWVLDDVELGEIGGILAAAPVELG, encoded by the coding sequence ATGGAATACCGACAGCTTGGACGCAGCGGCGTTATGGTCTCAGCACTTGGGTTGGGTGGAAACACGTTCGGTCGAACGTGCGATGTCGCGACGACGGCTGCGATCGTCCACCGCGCGCTGGATCTGGGAATCAATCACTTCGACACGGCTGACAGTTACGGCGGCACACGTTCAGAGGTGTATCTTGGCGCGGCGCTGCGGGGCCGAAGACACGACGCAATCATCGCGACAAAGACCGGCTACCCGGTCGGCAGTGGCCCGAACAGCGACGGTCTCTCGCGACGGCGAATCATCGCCAGTTGCGAGGCGAGCCTGCGCCGAATGGGAACGGACTACGTTGATGTCTTCTATCTGCACCGTCCGGACCCACTGACGGATATTGAGGAGAGCCTCGAGGCGCTGGACGATCTGGTCCGACAAGGCAAAGTCCGCTACGCAGCGTGCTCCAATTACACCGGCTGGGAGATTGCCCGGCTCTGCGAGCGCGCGGCGGCGCACGGTTGGGCCGTTCCGATTCTGACGCAGTCGCGATACAGCATGCTGTTCCGCGAAACAGCGCACGAGATCGCCCCGGCGGCGCTCGCCTATGACATGGGCATCGTGCCCTATTCGCCGTTGGCGGGCGGGCTGCTGACCGGGAAGTACCGCTCGGCGGACAACATCGAGCCGGGCACGCGAGCCTGGAACAACCCGAACCTCCAGTCGCTGCTTGCTGATGTGATGCAGGTTGTCAGCGACCTGCGGGCGTTCGCCGAGCGCCACGATCGCACGATCGGCGACCTGGCGATCGCCTGGCTGTTGAATCAGCCGGGAGTCTGCTCAGTCATCACCGGTGTTACCAGTGCGGAGCAGGTGGAGACGAACGCGCACGCCGTAGGTTGGGTACTTGACGACGTTGAGCTCGGTGAAATTGGCGGCATCCTGGCCGCTGCGCCAGTAGAACTGGGGTAA
- a CDS encoding metallophosphoesterase produces the protein MPKRWIVGGIFALGSAMGLTWLYARRIAPSWLETVRLRVAVPGLPAELDGLKVAHLSDAHAGGPGVTLDLLWKARRIAEAYQPDIIALTGDFYHQGQPVPDGDLLGEWPESAVVLAVLGNHDLRGTRAELDTVLSRLEVGRVRLLRNEAARITLRGCDLWVAGVDDPYSQQADISRACADVPDEEDVLLLLAHSPAIVNDLPTGRVRLVLSGHTHGGQIRLLPSGRVPFQNLLRQLNHEPPRNDPPFYRGIHWVKGGVVVISTGLGMSEWPLRFLTRPQVILIELSQPATVGPDCDEVDRYVERVDPPPWYIRLLS, from the coding sequence ATGCCAAAACGGTGGATTGTCGGTGGGATCTTTGCTCTCGGAAGTGCGATGGGTTTGACGTGGTTGTACGCGCGGCGAATCGCTCCCTCCTGGCTGGAGACAGTACGGCTACGCGTGGCAGTACCGGGATTACCTGCCGAGCTCGACGGGCTCAAGGTCGCGCATCTGTCGGACGCGCACGCCGGCGGTCCGGGTGTCACGCTCGATCTGCTCTGGAAAGCGCGCCGGATTGCCGAGGCATATCAGCCCGACATCATCGCCCTGACCGGCGATTTCTACCATCAGGGTCAGCCAGTTCCGGATGGCGATCTGCTGGGCGAATGGCCCGAATCAGCGGTCGTGCTGGCTGTCCTTGGGAACCATGATCTACGAGGGACGCGAGCGGAGCTTGATACCGTTCTGAGTCGCCTGGAGGTCGGCAGAGTGCGGCTGCTGCGCAACGAGGCAGCCAGAATCACGCTTCGCGGTTGCGATCTCTGGGTGGCCGGGGTAGACGATCCATACTCTCAGCAGGCCGATATATCTCGCGCATGCGCTGATGTTCCCGATGAGGAGGACGTGCTGCTGCTTCTGGCGCACTCCCCGGCGATTGTGAACGATCTGCCGACGGGTCGGGTGCGTCTGGTGCTTTCGGGGCACACCCACGGCGGGCAGATCCGTCTGCTGCCGTCCGGGCGCGTGCCGTTTCAGAATTTGCTGCGCCAACTGAACCACGAACCACCGCGCAACGATCCGCCGTTCTATCGCGGGATCCACTGGGTGAAGGGGGGCGTGGTTGTGATCTCAACCGGATTGGGCATGTCAGAATGGCCACTGCGCTTTCTGACCCGACCGCAGGTGATCCTGATTGAGCTGTCTCAACCTGCAACAGTTGGCCCGGACTGCGACGAGGTGGACCGCTACGTTGAACGAGTCGATCCCCCACCCTGGTATATCCGGCTGCTGTCGTAA